From a single Candidatus Melainabacteria bacterium RIFOXYA2_FULL_32_9 genomic region:
- a CDS encoding glutamate 5-kinase, whose amino-acid sequence MDHRENIKKAQRIIFKFGTGVLTRKDGNIALSRIYSFIESIADLKKQNKEIIIVTSGAVGLGAKRLRMESKPTLATLRKACAAVGQGQLMSIYEEGFDKLSIVTSQVLLTDEDFSIRKRYLSLRNTLSTLLELGVIPIINENDTVSTHDLKFYRPDGTMVSFGDNDKLAALVMSKLGADLLILLSDIDGLYDDDPRINKNAKLIPVVNEFTPEVEALGFEASKRGRGGMKTKLEAAKIAVHSGGTAIIANGKNPDVIDKIFNAEEVGTIFLPIENLSSRKRWIAYATNVTGIVKVNDGAKKALVDNFASLLPSGMLDIKNSFRKGDVVSIITSDNKEFARGMVNYSSIDCKKLIGKRTEEIELILGYKENDEIIHRDNIVIL is encoded by the coding sequence ATGGATCACAGGGAAAATATTAAAAAAGCTCAAAGAATCATTTTCAAATTTGGGACAGGTGTTTTAACAAGAAAAGATGGAAATATAGCCCTTTCAAGAATATATTCTTTTATTGAATCTATTGCTGATCTTAAAAAACAGAATAAGGAAATTATTATTGTTACTTCTGGAGCAGTGGGACTTGGAGCAAAAAGATTACGCATGGAATCAAAACCAACTCTTGCAACATTAAGAAAAGCTTGTGCTGCCGTTGGTCAGGGACAGTTAATGTCTATTTATGAAGAGGGATTTGATAAGCTATCTATTGTGACTTCTCAGGTTTTGCTTACTGATGAAGATTTTTCTATTAGAAAAAGGTATTTAAGTTTAAGAAATACTTTAAGTACCCTATTAGAGCTTGGTGTTATTCCAATTATTAATGAGAATGATACCGTTTCAACTCATGATTTAAAATTCTACAGGCCTGATGGAACAATGGTTTCATTTGGTGACAATGACAAACTAGCTGCGCTTGTTATGAGTAAATTAGGCGCAGATCTTTTAATATTATTATCTGATATAGATGGATTGTATGATGATGATCCAAGAATAAATAAAAATGCAAAACTTATTCCTGTAGTAAATGAATTTACGCCTGAAGTAGAAGCATTGGGTTTTGAAGCTTCAAAACGTGGCCGTGGAGGAATGAAAACAAAACTAGAAGCTGCTAAAATAGCTGTTCATTCAGGTGGTACTGCTATAATAGCTAATGGAAAAAATCCTGATGTTATAGATAAAATATTTAATGCAGAAGAAGTAGGAACTATTTTCTTACCTATTGAGAACTTATCCAGTAGAAAAAGATGGATTGCTTATGCTACGAACGTTACAGGTATAGTAAAAGTTAATGATGGAGCCAAAAAAGCTTTAGTTGATAATTTTGCCAGCTTGTTACCTTCTGGAATGCTGGATATAAAAAATTCTTTCCGAAAAGGAGATGTTGTAAGTATTATTACCTCAGATAATAAAGAATTTGCTCGTGGAATGGTTAATTATTCATCTATAGATTGCAAAAAACTTATTGGAAAACGTACAGAAGAAATTGAGCTCATTTTAGGTTATAAAGAAAATGATGAAATTATTCATAGAGATAATATTGTAATTTTATAG
- a CDS encoding glutamate-5-semialdehyde dehydrogenase: protein MITELNLVKIAQNAKKASYKLASLTEEVRNNALLIIAEEIENNKNLILEENNKDLIEAKKLIEQGKLTQSLYDRLKLDEEKIKVMVQGIRDVAKLKDPVNKVSWAIELDKELELYRASCPIGVIGVIFESRPDVVPQIAALTIKSSNAVILKGGSEAGNSNEILVNIINNALNKVTEYPENSINLIKTRDDVQEMLKLDEYIDLIIPRGSNKLVKYIQSNTKIPVLGHAEGICHIYIDEFADLDKATKISIDSKIQYPSACNAVETILIHKKLSNKYLPELIQDFKDVNVQVKGDIKTRQVVENIEETTEEDWKTEYSDKIVSFKIVENIIEAIDHINTYGSGHTDSIITEDRKNAELFMNLVDSSGVYHNASTRFADGFRYGFGAEVGISTNKTHARGPVGIEGLVIYKYKLYGNGHIVSEYSGKNSKGYTHKRIK from the coding sequence ATGATTACTGAGTTAAATTTGGTTAAAATTGCGCAAAACGCTAAAAAAGCTTCTTATAAACTAGCATCATTAACAGAAGAAGTTAGAAATAATGCTCTTTTAATTATTGCAGAGGAAATAGAAAACAATAAAAATCTTATTTTAGAAGAAAATAATAAAGATTTAATTGAAGCTAAAAAGCTTATTGAGCAAGGAAAATTAACTCAGTCACTATATGACAGATTAAAACTGGATGAAGAAAAAATAAAAGTTATGGTTCAGGGAATCAGGGATGTTGCAAAATTAAAAGACCCTGTTAATAAAGTTTCCTGGGCTATTGAACTTGATAAAGAATTAGAACTTTATAGAGCTAGTTGTCCTATAGGAGTTATCGGGGTTATTTTTGAATCAAGACCTGATGTAGTCCCTCAAATAGCTGCTTTAACAATAAAATCATCTAATGCTGTTATATTAAAAGGTGGAAGCGAAGCAGGAAATTCAAATGAGATTTTAGTTAATATCATAAATAATGCTTTAAATAAAGTGACTGAATATCCTGAAAATTCAATTAATCTTATAAAAACACGTGATGATGTTCAAGAAATGCTTAAGTTAGATGAATATATCGATCTTATTATTCCTAGAGGAAGCAATAAATTGGTAAAATATATTCAATCTAATACTAAAATTCCTGTTTTAGGGCATGCAGAAGGTATTTGTCATATATATATAGATGAATTTGCAGATTTAGATAAAGCTACAAAGATATCAATAGATTCTAAAATTCAATATCCCTCCGCCTGTAATGCTGTAGAAACAATTCTTATACATAAAAAATTATCTAATAAATATTTACCTGAATTAATTCAAGATTTTAAAGATGTTAATGTTCAAGTAAAAGGTGATATTAAAACAAGGCAAGTTGTTGAAAATATAGAAGAAACAACTGAAGAAGATTGGAAAACAGAATACAGCGACAAAATAGTCTCTTTTAAGATAGTAGAAAATATAATTGAAGCTATAGATCATATTAATACATACGGTTCAGGTCATACTGATTCAATAATTACAGAAGATCGAAAAAATGCAGAACTTTTTATGAATCTTGTAGATTCATCAGGTGTTTATCATAACGCATCTACAAGGTTTGCTGATGGCTTTAGATATGGTTTTGGAGCTGAGGTTGGAATTAGTACAAATAAAACTCATGCTAGGGGTCCAGTGGGTATTGAAGGTTTAGTTATTTACAAGTATAAACTATATGGAAATGGTCATATCGTTTCTGAATACTCAGGAAAAAATTCAAAGGGTTACACACATAAAAGAATAAAATAG